One window of the Dendropsophus ebraccatus isolate aDenEbr1 chromosome 12, aDenEbr1.pat, whole genome shotgun sequence genome contains the following:
- the FXYD3 gene encoding FXYD domain-containing ion transport regulator 3: MQDVRVTLFLMLTSLPLLLATPGAPAERNPFVYDYESLKIAGLIVAGVLCAMGIIILISGKCRCKFNQKKEHRSRSQDPQLITPGSASHC; the protein is encoded by the exons ATGCAGGACGTCCGTGTGACTTTGTTTCTGATGCTGACAT CTCTGCCTCTTCTCCTGGCGACCCCGGGAGCTCCAGCAG AGAGAAACCCCTTTGTGTACG ATTACGAGTCTCTGAAGATTGCGGGGCTGATCGTGGCTGGAGTGCTGTGTGCCATGGGAATCATCATACTTATAA GTGGAAAATGCCGATGTAAATTCAACCAGAAGAAGGA GCACCGGAGCCGCTCCCAGGACCCCCAGCTTATTACCCCAG GGAGCGCCAGTCACTGCTGA